The DNA segment TCCGGGCAGCGTGGCGGCAGCGACCGGCGGGGCGACGAGGTCGGGAACCGAGGGGAGTTCTCGCCAAGTGAGGTTTCCGAGCTGCGGAGCGTCCATGTGCGCACGGTACCGCCCTGTGGGCGGGGGATTGAGCCCCGTCTGCGGGCCGGAATCACCCGGCAGCGGATCGTACCGTCAGTCGCCGGGGTCAGCCGATGATCAACTCGGCGGCCTCCTCGACGGTGTCGACCAGATGGATCCGGTCCTGCATCGCCCGGTCCGCGGCCAGGGCCCGCAGCAGCGGCCAGACGGGCAGCACCTCGGTCCAGTGATGGGTGTCGACCAAGATCATCGGCGCCAGGGCCGAGGGATGGGCGTAGTAGTTCTCACAGGCGTCGGCGAAGATCTCCTGGACGGTTCCGGCAGCCCCGGGGAGGAAGACGATGCCGGCATTGCAGATCTCCAGCAGCACCGCTTCGCGGACCGGATTGCCGAAGAACTTGGCGATCGCGGTGGGAAACGGGTTGGGCGGTTCGTGGCCGTAGTGCCAGGTGGGGATGCCGAGTGATTCGACCGGCTCGGCGAAACGGCCGATCACCTCGAAGGCGGCGGCCGACCAGGCGCCGATGTCGGGGGCGAAGCTGGGAACTTCCGCCACGGTCCGCAGCGCCGAATCGAGGACCTGTCGATCGTGGACGGCCAATCGGGAACCCAGGTTGGCCGCCTCCATCGCCCCCGGTCCACCGCCGGTGGCGACGGTCGCCAATTGCCCGAGCAGGGCCGCTTGGGCATACGGCGGGGTTCCCCGGTGCACGGCGTGGCCACCCATCACCCCGGCGATCCGGCGGCCCCGTACCCATTCCTCCAGCGCCACCGAGACGCTGTGGTCGTGCAACCGCTCGGCCAAGGCCGTCTCCTCGGTCGGTGGTTGCTGGGACCAGGCATAGGTACGGGCATCGAGGCTGACCGGGTAGGCGCCGTCGCCGTACAGTTCGCCGGCGGTGTAGAGGTTCTGGCGGTCCACCGTCACCGGAGTCTCCGGCACGGTGGGGAAGATCAAACCGCCACGGTCGGTGATCAGCTGTTCCACTCCCGGAGCGAAGGTGCAGCCCAGGAAGAGTGACCCGGACACCCGGCAGCCGAGCACCGTCTCGGTACGCTCGCGCAGGTCCAGGCCATGGATCCGCCAACCGGTCAGGGTGGAGGTCGTCGGGTCATCGACCCGCCCCGGTGAGGTCGTCGGGTCATCGACCCGCCCCGGTGAGGTCGTCGGGTCATCGGCCGGCCCCGTCGAGGTCGCTGCGGCGTCGGGGTGTGCTGACAGCCGTCGGTCGAACTCGTCCACGCTGTCGACGTCGATCAGCTGTCCACGATTGTGCTTCACGCCGCCGAACCTAGCGGTCGGCGGACACCCGGACCGTCGATGGGTGGCAGCATGGTCCGGTGCCCAGGATCTCCATCACCGAGCCCGACGACCCGAGACTGGCCGATTACGTCTCGCTGCGCGACACCTCGCTGCGGCGGCACCTGGAGAGCACCCACGGGTTGTTCATCGCCGAGGGGGAGAAGGTCATCCGCCGCGCGGTGGAGGCGGGATACCGACCCCGGAGCCTGTTGCTGGCCGAACGATGGCCGGATTCCCTGTCCGATGTGATCGAACGGCACCCCGACGTACCGGTGATGGTCGTCACCGAGGAACTGGCCGAACAGGTGACCGGGTTCCATGTGCACCGGGGGGCGCTGGCTTCGCTGCACCGGGAGATCCGGCACGGCGTCGACGATCTTCTGCAATGCCGCCGACTGGTGGTGATCGAGGATGTGGTCGATCACACGAACGTCGGCGCGATCCTGCGCACCGCGGCCGCCCTGGGCTGGGACGGCGTGCTGCTGGCTCCGAGGGCTGCCGACCCGCTGTACCGGCGTTCGATCAAGGTGGCGATGGGTGCGGTCTTCAGCCTTCCGTGGGCACGGCTGGAGGACTGGGCGAATGCCCCGGATCTGCTGCGGGACAACGGATTCACGACCTTGGCGTTGGCGCTGGACAGCGATTCGATCACCTTGGACGAGGCGGTCGTCGAGCACGGCAACGACGAGCGGCTGGCGATCATGGTCGGCACCGAGGGGGCAGGGCTGTCGCGACGCTGGATCGACGGCGCGAACCGAGTGGTCAGGATCCCGATGGCTGCCGGCATCGATTCGCTGAATGTGGGCGCGGCAACGGCCGTCGCCTGCTGGGCCCTGAACCGACCGCACAGCGACGCCGGCTGAGCGAGGAGGCCGAGCCGTTCCGAGCGCACGCGGCCGATGGGGTACAACCGGCTGGACGTCGGCTGCCCGGCGTCGACGGGCGCAGCCGGCCGCGCGTGCCGAGCCTCGTAGGTGGACTGGCTGGTCAGGAACCCTCGACCGGCTCCCGGTCCTGCACCGGCCAGTCGGCGGGGTAGCGGTCCGCGGTCTCCTCATGGGCGGCGTAGAGGCCCTTGCGGAGCTTTCCGCGCAGGCGATCGCCGAAGACGATCCCGTTGAGGTGGTCGGTCTCGTGCTGCAGACAGCGGGCGAGCAGTCCGGTGCCGACGATCTCCACATCGTTGCCGTACGCGTCCTGTCCGCGACAGATCGCATGATCGGGTCGGGCCAGTTCGGCGTAGGCGCCGGGCAGGGAGAGACAGCCCTCGTCGGCGACCTCCAGGCGGCGTTCCTTGCCCGAGGGCAGTTCCACCACCGGATTGCAGACCACACCGACATGGCGCTCGTCGTCGGCGTCGGGACAGTCGAAGACGAACATGGAGATGCCGACGCCGACCTGGGTCGCTGCCAGACCGACACCGGCGGCAGCCTCCATGGTGGCGAACATGTCGCGGGCCAGTTCCCGCAATGCGTCGTCGAAGACGGTGACCGGTTCGGTCGGGGTGTGCATCACCGGCGAACCCCAGCGGGTGATCGGGCGTACCCGCCCGCCGGTGGTCAGGTCCGACGTGGTCGTCATCAGCGCAGCATCGCTTTCGGGAGTTGGGATCAGGAAGCGATTCATCCTAACGAGGTCGGTCTTCGCGGTTCCACTTCGACCGGTGGGCGGCCGATTCGGCCGATGGCGCTGCCGAGGCGGCTCAGTCGGTCGGCTGGACGACCAGGCAGGCCGGGCTCGGAGTCTCGATCTGGAAGTCCAGACGCCACTCCAGGTCCTCGTCCACCCCACCCAGTTCCTGGTCGAGTTCACCCACGTCGCGGAAGACCGAGATCAGGTGCGACCGCTGGCAGGCCACCCACACCTGTTCGTCGCGTACCACCAGATCGCGCGGCCAACGGCCGCCGGCGGGAACCTCGGTGAGCAGGGTCAAGGTGTCGTCGTCGCGGTCCAGATCGAGTACCGAGAAGGTGTCGGGTCCGCGATTGGCGACGAACACGTCGTCGGCCCGCAAGCGGATCGCCGAGGGCTGACAGGGGCGGTCGCTGATGGAGGTCCGCACCGCGTCCTTGACCTGCCATTCCTTGCCGTCGTGGCGCAGTAGCAGCACCTGGGCGGTGAGTTCACAGGCGACCAGCAACCGATCCCCGGAATCGACCACCAGGTGGCGTGGACCCGAACCCGCCGGAAGCTGGATCGGTGACCCGGGGACGACGAACCTGCCGCTCCGGTCCAGGGTCAGGCGGTGGATCCGGTCGGTGCCCAGGTCGGCCACGAGCAGTTCGGGGCCGAACGGGACGACCTGATGGGCGTGGGCCATCGACTGGCGTTCGGGGTCGGGACCGGATCCGGAGAAACGGTGCACGTCCAGCACCGGCCCGGGTGCCCCATTGGGTCCGATCCGGTGGCTGGTGACCAGGCCGTCGACGTAGTGGGCCACCACCAGGTGGTTGCCATCGGAGGTGATCGCCACATGACAGGCACCGGCCGCCGTGGTGGGAACCGACTGGATCCGGCGCAGGGAATCCCGCTCGAGACCGAAGAAGATGATCTCGGATTCGGTGTTCTCGGTGACGGCGTAGAACCACCGGCGGTTGGGGTGCCCGACCAGGAACGACGGTGAATCGGCAGCCAACGCGGGGAATTCCATCACGTCGACGGTCGAACGCCCGGGCTCGATCCGAAACGCCGTCAGTCCGCGAGCATCGTCGGAGCCGCTGTAGCTACCCACGACGATGGTCGTCTCACCCAAGGTCATGGCAAGTGGATACCACGTCCGCGCGCCACAGCGAATTCGCCGCTCCGGGCGGCAGACTGGTCGGATGCGGAATGCTCAGTCCGTGGACGAGGGGGCCGAAGGCCCCAGGGCCACCGAATCGGGATCGGCTGCGGCCGGCCGTACCCGGTTGTTGGCGGCCTACGAGCGTCACCTGCAGGCCGAGCGGAACCTGTCGGCGCACACGGTGCGTGCCTATCTCGGTGACGCCGCCTCGGTGCTCGACCACCTGGATCGCCTCGGGGAGAGGCTGCAGGACGCCGGTCTCCGATCCCTGCGCAGTTGGCTCGCGCGGCAGCAGTCGACGGGGGCGGCACGGTCGACCCTGCAACGGCGGGCGGCCTCGGTACGGACGTTCTTCCGCTGGCTGGTGACCACCGGTGAACTGGCGGCGAGCCCGGCCGAGGCCCTGCGCTCACCGAAGCAACAGCGCCGGCTGCCGGCCACCTTGGACCGGGCCCGGGCGGACCAACTGATGCAGGCCGCCGCCGGCCATGCAGGAGACGGGCCGTCGGGTCTGCGCAATTCGGCAATCCTGGAGCTGCTTTATGCCGGCGGGCTGCGAGTGAGCGAGTTGTGCGGTCTGGACCTGACCGACCTGGACGCCGAGCGGGGAACGGTGCGGGTCTTCGGCAAGGGCGCCAAGGAACGGACGGTGCCGATCGGCCGGCCGGCGCAGGACGCGGTCGCCCGCTGGGTGGCCGTCCGGCCGCGGCTGGCCGCGGCCGACGCCGGACAGGCCCTGTTCCTCGGCGACCGGGGGGCGCGGATCGATCCGCGGGTCGTCCGGCGGATCGTCCACCGGATGTTGCTCGAGGTGCCGGGCGCACCCGATCTCGGCCCGCACGGGTTGCGGCACGCCATGGCCACGCATCTGCTGGAGGGCGGCGCCGACCTGCGCAGTGTGCAGGAGATGCTCGGGCACAGCTCCTTGGCCACCACGCAGATCTACACCCACGTCACGAACGAGCGCCTGCGCAGCGCCTTCGAGCAGGCACATCCGCGGGCCTGAGCCCGGACCCGGGGTCAGAACCGTGGGGTCAGGCCCCGGGGTAAGAATCTCAGGGTCCGCCATTCCCACCTTCCTCGGTCACGTCGATCACCGGTCAGCATCCTGTGTCGGATCCGTGGTTCAGAACCAACTCATCGGGTCGACGATGCCACCGTCCAGCCACAGTTGCAGGTGCAGGTGACAACCGGTCGAGTAGCCGGTCGAGCCGACCCGGCCGATGACCTGTCCGGCCTCCACCCGTGATCCGGCAGGGACGGTGAAGCCGCTGGCGTGGTTGTAGGAGGTACGCACGCTGCGACCGTCGACGGTTCCGTGGTCGAGAATCAGCCGATTGCCCCAGGCGCCGCTGGACCCGACGCTGGTCACCGTACCCGCGTACGGCGCGCGGATCGGGGTCCCGCAGGCCGCGCCCCAGTCGGTGCCGTCGTGCAGTTTGTAGACCCCGGTGACCGGGTGCACCCGCATACCGAAGGGGGAGGTGATCGATCCCGGAACGGGCTGGCTGAAACCGTGCGGACCCGGCGGGCTGGGGGAGCCGAGCCCGCCGTCGGTCGGCGCGGGACGGTTGCTCGCGGCCTGCTCGACTGCCTCTCGGCTGTCACCGGCGACCATGCGCACCTGACCCTCGGCGCCGCCCAGCAGATCCCTCGGGTCGCGATAGCGCTCCTGCTCCCGCAGGCCCCAGTGCAGACAGGCGGCGACAGGGCATCCCGGATGGCCGGCCGTCACCGTCCCGATCCGGTCACCGGCCGCGACGACCGTGCCGCTGGTGACGGTCGGGTCGACCGGTTCGTAGGTGGTCCGCACCGAACCGTGGTCGACCACCACCACACCCCGCCCGGCGATCGGACCGACGTGGGTGACGGTGCCGGCTGCGGCGGCGACCACCGGGGCGCCCGGCTCGGTGCCCAGGTCGACACCGCGGTGGCCGGGCAACCAGTCGGGGTCGGGGGCGTCGTAGTCGCGCACCACCGGACCCTCCAGCGGCCACACCCCCGGCGGCAGACCGCCGGCGCCGCAGAGAACGACGAGCACGGCCACCAGCGCGGCCGACCGGAGCCGTCGCAGCCGTCGCCGCCCGATCGTCGAGAGATCGCCGGTCGACTCGCCACGCAGCGCGCAGGTGTTCATGACCCGACCATGGGAAACCGTCCACCGGATGAACGGCCCGGGCCTCGATCTGGGGAGAACTCTGCCCTCTCGCGGGCCTGTGGACGAACAGTTCAGCCGCGCGCTCGGGGGCGACGGTGGATCGGGGTCGGAGCGGGGATTGGCGCGGTCTCAGCGGGGCGCATACACTGGAGCCAGCGATTCCTCGGAATCGACTTCGCATGTGGATTCGGGCTCAACCCGACGAGGCAGACAGATTCAGTCCCTCGACTCATCGGTCGAGGGTTTTGTGCTGCTACCGCATCAGGGGCTGAACGACACCCGTCGGCAGCCGACAACTGAGCCGCGCCCCTCGGGGCGCACAACTGAGGAGGAACGGCCATGGCCGTCGTCACCGCACGCCAGCTGCTCGAGAGCGGCGTCCACTTCGGGCACCAGACCCGTCGCTGGAACCCGAAGATGAAGCGCTTCATCTTCACCGAGCGCAATGGCATCTACATCATCGACCTGCAGCAGTCGCTGACCTACATCGACCGCGCCTACGCCTTCGTCAAGGACACCGTCGCCAAGGGCGGCCAGGTGCTCTTCGTCGGCACCAAGAAGCAGGCCCAGGAAGCGATCGCCGAGCAGGCCACCCGGGTGGGCATGCCGTACGTCAACCAGCGCTGGCTCGGTGGCATGTTGACCAACTTCCACACCGTGATCAAGCGGATCCAGCGGTTGAAGGAACTCGAGGGCATGGACCTCGAGACCGGTGGTGACACCGGCCTGACCAAGAAGGAACTGCTGGGCCTGAAGCGCGAGCGGGACAAGCTCGACAAGACCCTGGGTGGCATCCGGGACATGCCCCGCACCCCGCAGGCGGTCTGGATCGTCGACACCAAGAAGGAGCATCTGGCCGTCGACGAGGCGCGCAAGCTGCGAATCCCGGTGATCGCGATCCTCGACACCAACTGTGACCCCGATGAGGTCGACTACGCCATCCCCGGCAACGACGATGCGATTCGTTCGGTCGCGCTGCTGACCCGGGTGCTCGCCGACGCCGTCGCCGACGGTCTGCTCGCCCGCTCCGGTGGCAACGCCGGTGCCGAGGAGTCCGAGCCGATGGCGGAGTGGGAGCGCGAGCTCCTCGCCGGCCAGGGCACCGATGGTGCTCCGGCCGCCGATGCCTCCGGAGCCACCCCGGCCCTGGACGATCCGGATGCGCAGAAGCTGGCCGAGGCCACCGAGGAGAACCCGGCTTCCAATGGCCCGGTCTCCGACGAGAGCGTGGACGTCACCGCGCCGGCCGAGCCGACCCCGTCCGAGACCAACTGAGTCTCCGACACCCCGGACCGTCGGTGGTGACCAGATCACCGGCGGTCCGTCGGCGCCGCCCTCGTCGGGCGCACCGACTGCAGACTTTCCACCCAAGAGGACTGAGGAGTACGCATGGCAGTCACTGCTGCTGAAGTGAAGAAACTCCGCGACGCCACCGGCGCCGGAATGATGGATGCCAAGAAGGCCCTGACCGAGGCCGACGGCGACTACGACAAGGCCGTGGACCTGTTGCGCGTCGCCGGTCAGGCCAAGGCCGCCAAGCGCGGTGCGGAGCGTGAGGCCAGCAACGGGTTGGTCGCGAACTCAGGCAATGCGCTGATCCAGCTCGGTGCCGAGACCGACTTCGTCGCCAAGAACGCCGAGTTCATGGACCTGGCCGATCAGATCGCCAAGGTCGCCGACAGCGCCCAGACCGATTCGGTCGAGGCACTGAATGCCGCGGAGCTCAACGGAGGCACCGTTGCCGAGGCCATCCAGCAGCTTGCCGCCAAGATCGGCGAGAAGCTGGAGCTGACCAACGCTGCCTGGTTCGGTGGCACCACCGAGGTGTACCTGCACCGTCGTGCCTCCGACCTGCCGCCGCAGGTCGGCGTGCTGGTCGAGTACACCGGCGAAAACGCCACCGCCGTTCGCGGGGTCGCCCTGCAGATCGCGGCCATGAAGCCGACCTACCTCACCCGTGACGAGGTCCCGGCCGAGATCGTGGAGAACGAGAAGAAGGTCGCCGAGGCCGCCGCCCGGGAGCAGGGCAAGCCGGAGCAGGCGATCAGCCGGATCGTCGAGGGCAAGCTCACCGGCTACTACAAGGAGCACGTACTGCTGGACCAGCCGTCGGTCTCCGACGACAAGTCCTCGGTCGGCAAGCAGCTGGAGGCTGCCGGTGTGACCGTGTCGCGGTTCGTCCGCTTCGAGGCCGGAGCCTGATCGCTCGTACCGCGGATCGATCGCAACGGGGTGTCGTGGGAAATCACGACACCCCGTTGCGCTTGTCCGGCCACCCCGGCCGGGCATGGTCGGCCTCTGCAACGTGGCGACTGCGCCGGGGCGGTCGAATTGTCTGCCGCACCGCGGGTGCGCGATGATGGAGGACAGTGTCGGCATGATGAGGAGAACAATGGCCTACAAGCGCGTCCTGCTGAAGCTGTCCGGTGAGGTCTTCGGCGGCGGTGCGGTCGGTGTCGATCCGCGGGTGGTGTCCAGCATCTCCGAGCAGATCGCCTCGGTGGTCCGTTCCGGCGTCCAGGTGGCTGTCGTCGTCGGCGGCGGCAACTTCTTCCGCGGAGCAGAACTCCAACAAGGCGGTATGGATCGCGACCGGGCCGACTACATGGGCATGCTCGGTACGGTGATGAACTGTCTGGCGTTGCAGGACTTCTGCGAGAAGGCCGGTGTCGACACCCGGGTGCAGACCGCCATCACCATGGGACAGGTCGCCGAGCCCTACATCCCGCGGAAGGCCGAGCGGCA comes from the Naumannella halotolerans genome and includes:
- a CDS encoding TrmH family RNA methyltransferase, whose product is MPRISITEPDDPRLADYVSLRDTSLRRHLESTHGLFIAEGEKVIRRAVEAGYRPRSLLLAERWPDSLSDVIERHPDVPVMVVTEELAEQVTGFHVHRGALASLHREIRHGVDDLLQCRRLVVIEDVVDHTNVGAILRTAAALGWDGVLLAPRAADPLYRRSIKVAMGAVFSLPWARLEDWANAPDLLRDNGFTTLALALDSDSITLDEAVVEHGNDERLAIMVGTEGAGLSRRWIDGANRVVRIPMAAGIDSLNVGAATAVACWALNRPHSDAG
- the rpsB gene encoding 30S ribosomal protein S2; this translates as MAVVTARQLLESGVHFGHQTRRWNPKMKRFIFTERNGIYIIDLQQSLTYIDRAYAFVKDTVAKGGQVLFVGTKKQAQEAIAEQATRVGMPYVNQRWLGGMLTNFHTVIKRIQRLKELEGMDLETGGDTGLTKKELLGLKRERDKLDKTLGGIRDMPRTPQAVWIVDTKKEHLAVDEARKLRIPVIAILDTNCDPDEVDYAIPGNDDAIRSVALLTRVLADAVADGLLARSGGNAGAEESEPMAEWERELLAGQGTDGAPAADASGATPALDDPDAQKLAEATEENPASNGPVSDESVDVTAPAEPTPSETN
- the pyrH gene encoding UMP kinase; this translates as MAYKRVLLKLSGEVFGGGAVGVDPRVVSSISEQIASVVRSGVQVAVVVGGGNFFRGAELQQGGMDRDRADYMGMLGTVMNCLALQDFCEKAGVDTRVQTAITMGQVAEPYIPRKAERHLEKGRLVIFGAGSGMPYFSTDTVAAQRALEIGAEVLLMGKQGTDGVYDDDPRTNPQAKKFTELTYDDYLARDLKVADATAISMARDYMLPMVFFSLDTPGNIERIVAGETIGTTVHA
- a CDS encoding lactonase family protein, which encodes MTLGETTIVVGSYSGSDDARGLTAFRIEPGRSTVDVMEFPALAADSPSFLVGHPNRRWFYAVTENTESEIIFFGLERDSLRRIQSVPTTAAGACHVAITSDGNHLVVAHYVDGLVTSHRIGPNGAPGPVLDVHRFSGSGPDPERQSMAHAHQVVPFGPELLVADLGTDRIHRLTLDRSGRFVVPGSPIQLPAGSGPRHLVVDSGDRLLVACELTAQVLLLRHDGKEWQVKDAVRTSISDRPCQPSAIRLRADDVFVANRGPDTFSVLDLDRDDDTLTLLTEVPAGGRWPRDLVVRDEQVWVACQRSHLISVFRDVGELDQELGGVDEDLEWRLDFQIETPSPACLVVQPTD
- a CDS encoding tyrosine recombinase XerC, which produces MRNAQSVDEGAEGPRATESGSAAAGRTRLLAAYERHLQAERNLSAHTVRAYLGDAASVLDHLDRLGERLQDAGLRSLRSWLARQQSTGAARSTLQRRAASVRTFFRWLVTTGELAASPAEALRSPKQQRRLPATLDRARADQLMQAAAGHAGDGPSGLRNSAILELLYAGGLRVSELCGLDLTDLDAERGTVRVFGKGAKERTVPIGRPAQDAVARWVAVRPRLAAADAGQALFLGDRGARIDPRVVRRIVHRMLLEVPGAPDLGPHGLRHAMATHLLEGGADLRSVQEMLGHSSLATTQIYTHVTNERLRSAFEQAHPRA
- the tsf gene encoding translation elongation factor Ts — protein: MAVTAAEVKKLRDATGAGMMDAKKALTEADGDYDKAVDLLRVAGQAKAAKRGAEREASNGLVANSGNALIQLGAETDFVAKNAEFMDLADQIAKVADSAQTDSVEALNAAELNGGTVAEAIQQLAAKIGEKLELTNAAWFGGTTEVYLHRRASDLPPQVGVLVEYTGENATAVRGVALQIAAMKPTYLTRDEVPAEIVENEKKVAEAAAREQGKPEQAISRIVEGKLTGYYKEHVLLDQPSVSDDKSSVGKQLEAAGVTVSRFVRFEAGA
- a CDS encoding LOG family protein; its protein translation is MKHNRGQLIDVDSVDEFDRRLSAHPDAAATSTGPADDPTTSPGRVDDPTTSPGRVDDPTTSTLTGWRIHGLDLRERTETVLGCRVSGSLFLGCTFAPGVEQLITDRGGLIFPTVPETPVTVDRQNLYTAGELYGDGAYPVSLDARTYAWSQQPPTEETALAERLHDHSVSVALEEWVRGRRIAGVMGGHAVHRGTPPYAQAALLGQLATVATGGGPGAMEAANLGSRLAVHDRQVLDSALRTVAEVPSFAPDIGAWSAAAFEVIGRFAEPVESLGIPTWHYGHEPPNPFPTAIAKFFGNPVREAVLLEICNAGIVFLPGAAGTVQEIFADACENYYAHPSALAPMILVDTHHWTEVLPVWPLLRALAADRAMQDRIHLVDTVEEAAELIIG
- the def gene encoding peptide deformylase, producing MTTTSDLTTGGRVRPITRWGSPVMHTPTEPVTVFDDALRELARDMFATMEAAAGVGLAATQVGVGISMFVFDCPDADDERHVGVVCNPVVELPSGKERRLEVADEGCLSLPGAYAELARPDHAICRGQDAYGNDVEIVGTGLLARCLQHETDHLNGIVFGDRLRGKLRKGLYAAHEETADRYPADWPVQDREPVEGS
- a CDS encoding M23 family metallopeptidase, whose translation is MNTCALRGESTGDLSTIGRRRLRRLRSAALVAVLVVLCGAGGLPPGVWPLEGPVVRDYDAPDPDWLPGHRGVDLGTEPGAPVVAAAAGTVTHVGPIAGRGVVVVDHGSVRTTYEPVDPTVTSGTVVAAGDRIGTVTAGHPGCPVAACLHWGLREQERYRDPRDLLGGAEGQVRMVAGDSREAVEQAASNRPAPTDGGLGSPSPPGPHGFSQPVPGSITSPFGMRVHPVTGVYKLHDGTDWGAACGTPIRAPYAGTVTSVGSSGAWGNRLILDHGTVDGRSVRTSYNHASGFTVPAGSRVEAGQVIGRVGSTGYSTGCHLHLQLWLDGGIVDPMSWF